DNA sequence from the Acidimicrobiia bacterium genome:
GGCTGTTGCTCGAGACGCCACAAAGTCTTCTCCGCTCTTGCCGCGTAAACCAAGCGACCTTTTCTAGAAGCTGTGTCGAGCGCGTATTCGACCTTCCGATCGGAAGAACGCGCCGCCTGACGAGCAGCTTCCGCAAGATCGGATGGAAGAGGAGAGGCTGACGGAGCGCCCTCGACTGATGAGGCGCTCGCCGCGTCAACCGGTGTGTCGTTCCGAACAGGCCTATTACAGGAAGTGGCAGTCAAGACGAGGGCGACCAACGCTACTCCCCCGGCTCGGAACATCGCCAGTGCCAGGCCTCGACTTCCACATCGTCGCGGCCTAAACATCTCGATCGTTAGCTTCTTGCGAACGTGAGCTCCCGCTCCGGTCTTATGCGTAATATGATCCGCACTTCCCCTGGAGTACGAAACGGATACTGGTCGGCGCCAAGATACTTCTTTGCCAGCTCGTCTATATGCTGGTCTGCTCCTTCTCTAGTGATCTCGACGACCTTTCCTATAACCGATACCCACTTATAAGGATTATCCCGGCTAACTATGAGCACTCCGACATCGGGATTGTCTTGAACTGCACGTGCCTTTACCCGTCCTTCTGCAGTGTTCACCAATAAGTCACCGTTTTCGTAATCTATCCACACTGGGGTGACATGAGGTCTCCCTCCTAGCAGCACAGCCAAAGCCGCAATGTTAGGTTCTTTTGCAAGCGACTCGAGAATCTCGCTCATTTCCGCCTTCCTCGTCTGGTGTCCCTAATTGCCCCAGCCTTACGGTTGGAATCGTCTCGGCCCTTTTTACGGCCCCACTAACGGCCTCACTTGCCCTTGAATCTATTGAGGCTCTCCTCCCCAACCTTCTGTCGCAGCTCTGGATCATCGATACCTAGGCCAGTCTGGGGTGCCATGCACAAAATCCCAAGCTTTCCGACGTGCAGATTGTGGTGCACCTCGTAAGCCGCCTGACCAGTCTCGTCGAGAGTGTAAGTCTTAGAAAGAATTGGGTGAATTTTGCCAAGCGCGACGAGTCTATTGGCTTCCCACGCTTCGTTGTAGTTGGCAAAGTGTGATCCGATAATGCGCTTGAGGTTCATCCACAAGTAGCGGTTGTCATAGATGTGCATGTAACCGGAGGTCGACGCACAGGTCACAACTGTTCCCCCACGCTTGGCTAAAAACACCGATGCTGCAAAGGTGTCTCGTCCGGTGTGCTCAAAGACAATGTCGGGATCCTCGCCCCCGGTTAGGTCTCGTATCGCCTTTCCGAGTCTTCTGAACTCCGAAACATTTGGATTTCCTTCTTCGTCCCAGAATCGAAAGCCTTCCGCTTTTCTGTCTATGATCCACTCAACCCCCATGGAGCGGAGAATTTCCGCTTTTTTAGGACTGGACACGATAGCCACGGGGAATCCGCCCCCATTGAGCACGTACTGACAGGCGAACCCCCCGAGCCCCCCAGCAGCTCCCCAGATGAGCACTACCTGTCCCTGCCGCATCCGGGCGGCATTCTCTCCTACTAGCATTCGATAAGTTGTCGAGTTGACAAGTCCAGGCGAGGCCGCCTCCTCCCACGTGAGGTGCTTGGGCTTTGGCATCAAGGCGTTGGCTTTCACAAGTGCGATTTCTGCTAAGCCTCCGAAGTTGGTCTCGAATCCCCAAATTTTCTGGTTTGGATCGAGCATCGAGTCCTCGTGGCCTTCTGGATCCTGAAGATCTACGACGTTGCAATGAACAGTGACTCTATCCCCAGGCTTCCAGCGCCTTACGGCTTCGCCGACCCTGAGGACGACACCCGAAGCGTCCGATCCCATCACATGGTATGGAAGGTCGTGTTTCTTTGTCGCGTCGGAAAGCTTTCCGTATTTCTCGAGAAACGCGAAGGTGGGTATCGGTTCGAAAATCGAAGTCCAAACCGTGTTGTAGTTGATGGAAGAGGCCATAACAGCGATATATGCCTCGTCCGGACCGAGCTCGGGCAGCGGGACATTTTCGATATGGACAGACTTCCTGGGATCCTTGTCCTGGTGAGCTAAGCCTTCGAACATACCGACATCTTCCTTACGGACGACGGCAGCTTTGTATGACTCAGGCAATGGGATCGAAGCTATCTCGTCGCCCGAAGCTCCCTCTAGAACGGCTTGCCGGATTTGTTCTACAGACATACCAACAATGGCCTCCTTTGCGACTGCGCCTAGACTCTTCGCGATAGGACTAGGCCTCTGTCATATCAAAATACCCACCCATGTCGGGGCTTTAGGTCGTGAGGTACTGTTGCGGCGCCCAGAGTTTGCCCCGCTGCCCTGTTAAAACTCGACTCTTTATGGGCACCCGCGCCGAATTCCGGCGCAGTTAGACTAGACAAGCCCGCTCTGCGGATTCAACCGCACTGTGATGTGGACGCACTCGCAGCCCGCAGCACCTAGCGTAGAAGGCAGACGGGTTTTCCAATCCAAGGTACAACTATGCGTTGACGGTCTCCGCTTGAGACTCGTCGATCCTTCTCGACCCAGTGAGCAGGGAGAGCGTGAGGGAATGGCCGAAAAAGACCGCCCGTGGATAATGCGAACGTACTCCGGTCACACTTCTGCAGAGGCGTCTAACGCGCTCTACCGGACGAACCTAGCAAAGGGCCAGACCGGGCTGTCTGTTGCATTCGACCTCCCCACCCAGCTCGGATACGACCCCGATGACCCCATGGCACAGGGAGAAGTGGGTAAAGTGGGCGTCCCTATTACCAGCATCGCTGACATGGAAAGGCTTTTCGAAGGAATCCCTCTCGAAAAGATGAACACCTCGATGACCATCAACGCTACAGCGCCCTGGTTGCTAGCACTATACGTAGCGGTTGCCGAACGCCAACGAGCGCCAGTAGATCAGCTGAGAGGAACTACCCAGAACGACATAGTCAAAGAGTACCTCTCCAGAGGAACTTACATATTTCCCCCACGCCCTTCAATGCGACTTACAGTCGATGTAATAGCGTTTACCGCTAAACATATGCCCAAATGGAACCCGGTAAACGTTTGCTCCTATCACTTGCAAGAGGCCGGCGCGACGCCCGTTCAAGAACTTGCGTATGCATTGACAACTGCTATCGCAATCTTAGACGCCTGCAGGCAATCCGGTCAGATCTCGGAGGACGAGTTTCCCTTCGTTGTGGGTCGCATATCCTTTTTTGTAAACGCAGGGATTAGATTCATCGAGGAGATGTGCAAACTTCGGGCGTTCGCCCTCTTGTGGGACGAGATAACCAGGGAAAGATACGGGGTGAACGACGAACGCTTTAGGCGCTTCCGTTATGGCGTGCAAGTCAACTCCTTGGGACTCACTGAAGTACAGCCCGAGAACAACATCATCAGAATCGCGTACGAAGCTCTGGGGGTTACGTTATCTAAACGAGCCAGAGCCAGCGCCATCCAGCTTCCCGCCTGGAACGAAGCCTTGGGGCTTCCCAGACCATGGGACCAGCAGTGGTCCCTCAGAATCCAACAGATACTCGCCTACGAGACAGATCTCCTGGAGTACCCAGATATCTTCGATGGATCTCCAGTTATAGAGAAGAAAGTCTCCGACATGGCAGAAGAGGCTCGCGCGGAGATTCAAAAAGTCCTGGAAATGGGCGGGGCTCTAGAGGCTGTGGAGTCAGGATACATCAAGTCGCAGTTGGTCGCCTCGAACGCCGAGCGGCTCCGCAGAATCGAAAGTGGAGAACAGATCGTCGTGGGATTGAACGCCTTCACTGAAGCAGAGCCGTCACCGCTTGTGGCGCAAGACGGACATGCAATCTTGAGGGTCTCTCCCGAGGCAGAATCAGCCCAGATCGAGAAAGTGCGAGAGTGGCGCTCACGCCGTGATAATGAAGCTGTCAAAAAAGCGATCGCAGAGCTCCAGGATGCGGCGAAAAGTGGGGAAAACATAATGCCTGTGTCTATACGAGCTGCTCACGCTGGCGTTACGACTGGAGAGTGGGGAGCCGCTTTGCGAGAAGTGTTCGGTGAGTATAGACCTCCCACAGGAATCTCCTCGGTCGTCGCCCCTGCTGTAGCCGAGTCTTTGGGAGAGGTTCGAAAGAAGGTGCAGGCTGTATCCAAACGACTTGGACACCCTATACGAATGCTCATAGGAAAGCCGGGTTTAGATGGTCACTCCAATGCTGCAGAACAGTTGGCTTTGCGAGCTCGAGACGCTGGCGTAGAAGTCATTTACGAGGGGATTCGGCTACTTCCCGAACAAATTGCTCGAGCAGCAGTCGAAGAGGGGGTCGACCTTGTGGGCGTGTCGATCCTCTCTGGTAGTCACATGGAGCTGGTTCAGCGCCTTCTCGAGAAAATGAGGGAGGAGGGCGCAACAGAAGTACCACTAGTTGTGGGAGGAATCATTCCTCCCGAAGACGCAGTCAAGCTTGAGGAGCTGGGCGTAGCGAAGGTATACACGCCCCAGGACTACGACCCAACGCAGGTTGTGTCCGAGCTAGTAGACATCGTCGCCGATTCATCGAGCAAGCGTGTTAGCTAAATGAAGCCCTCGATTCGGACTGTCAAGCAGACCCATCCAAAGTATTCGCTGATCTTGCTCACAACTGTGATGGGAGCTGTTGCGATATCGGGGTGCAGCGCACTGCGAGCCCGGGGGGAGGCCCAATATAGTGAACGCTCCAAGCGAGGGCAAACAACCCCTTCGCCCGCTTCCCAAGTGGTATCGGAAACGCTTTCGGGTACTCAGACTGTATCCTCCGGCACTTCCTCAGGCGGAAGTAGGCCCATTCCCCCGGCGGTAACTAGCTCTCCCTTTCCGGAGGCCGAAAAGCTGCCAGCAGTCGAGATCGAAATAAAAGACGGAAGCATCGGCATCGACCGCACTGCGCTGAATATAGGGACATCCTACAGATTCATAATCGCCAACCGAGGGACTCGAGCCCATTCGCTGGAGCTGAGGACGGCCTCATATAAGACAGAACAGCCAACACCGGTCTTTACGCTCGAAGGAGATCCTCTGAGACCGGGCGAAACCCGAGTGATAATCGTTAGTTTCACTCTCCCGGGCCCTTACCAGCTCGTGTGCCCATTAGAAGGTCACCGGGATTCGGGCGAAATCGCCTCTTTGGCGGTTCTTTAGTTGCAGTCTTAGAACACCAGCAAAAAGCCGTTGGGGTATCTGGATCAGGGTCAAAGTCCGGCAAAATACCCCGATCGCTGCGAGGCTACCGAAATGTCTAATTTCCTCTTACTTGGCGGGATTGGCGGGTTTCTTGGCGGGTTTTACATCATTTTTTCCGGGCGAACCTTTAGGATCTCAGTCTTTAGCGTTAGGCTCGCGGGCCTAGCCAGGGGGTACTTCTTTGCCGGACTCTACCTGACCTGATCCCCCTCTGTCGGACGATAAATCGGTTGCACCCTCCCCACCTCCGCTTTTCGATTTTTCACCGCTATTGTCCAGCGTCTGATCACTCTTGTCCAGACCCTGCGAATCTGGTTTACCATTCGAACCTTTTCGTGCTGCCGCACCTGGAAGCCTCCTTCCGAGTGCATCGCACACTGGGCCCCCTGGCGGCGGAAGCTGACCGAGCTTAGCTTCGACTCCAGCCAGCACGACCACGGCGTTGGAGTCGCTCGTATTCTGCTTCTGCTCTATTTTCTCTCGGGCTCGGCGAACTCTCTCGACTGCCTCTCTCCTTGCGGTCTCAGTGCCCTTGGAGTCGCAACGAGAAGCTTTGTCTAACGCAAGGTCAGCGGCTTGATCCGCTTGCTGAGCGAGAGCGTCTGCCTGCCTATCTGCAGAAGTAAGTGACAGTTCCAGATTCCATCCCGCCGCCCTTAGGGTCCACAAAGCCGAGCCCGGCTCAGCCTTCGAGGAGGCATAGGCGGTGCCCCCGAGAATCCCTAGTACAAGAGAGGCTGCAATAAAAGCTGCGCCCCGCCTCCACCAGGTCCTCTGAGTAACTCGAGAGGCGTCAATCGCCTCAATGAATGCTGCCCGGGAACGCGCAAGGCTCTCGGCAGGAACTTCAATCTCTAGCGCGGCCTCCTGTAGTCTCTCAGCGAGATCGTCATATATGTCGAGATCGAAGGCCTCCAGGCTATTGGGGTCTACTGCAGCTTTGTCCTTGTCAGACATGCAAGTCTCTCGGCTCTCTCTTCAAGGCTGCTAGAGCCCTGTGCTGCAACACTCTTACTGCGCCTGCGCTCTTGCCCAACACCCGGCCAACCTCCTCGGCGCTGAGCCCCGCTATAAATCTAAGTGAGAGCGTCTCTCTCTGCGTTCGCGGCAGCCGAGCAACCCTACCCCACAGCTCCCCGAGTGATCCGTTGCTGAGCAATGAATCCTCGGGGCTGGGCGAGGACTCCGCAGGGAGTTCTTCGCTTCTCTCGAATAACTCAACCGGATGCCGTGCTTTGCGCCTTAGCTCGGTCGACACCACGTTGTGAGCAATTCGAAAAATCCACGCTTCGAACGAGCCCTCTCCACGCCAGTCGAACTTTCCAATGTTCTTCAGCACACCCACAAAAACTTCGCTTGTAACGTCCTCGGCATCCGAGAAGTTCCTAAGCGACACTAACGCGTAGCGAAACACTCGCTGTGCGTACCGGTCATACAGTGCCACAAGAGCTTCTCGGTCTCCCTTGGAAGCCCTCGAAACAACCTCTTCTAGATCTTGCCCAGGAGGCTGATTGCTCCAACGTTCTTCCTGACCGGAGCTTTTTCTTCCCCCTGATTGACTTTCGCTGTTGTGGGTCATTCGTTACGTTGTGCTCCGATTGCGTCCCATCGCGACCTACAATACACTGCGCGGCCCAGCGTCGATTCTTTAGTCAGAGAGCCCGGCGTACCTTGAGGGCTGGTCTCCCAGTGCTGAGATCTCATGGTTGTCGGGGCTCCCCAGCAGGAAGGGCGCATGGGCCCGGTTCCCGTTTTCTCCCCCGGGGATCGGGCCTTTTCTTTATGCACTGTTGACCTATTCGCGAGGCAGTCCGACATCTGCGGTCACAACCTTTAGCCCGGGGCTCGCAGATTCCGGCCCGCCAACCCCAGGTTTTACTCTCATCTTCTCTCGCTAAGTTGCATAATGAAGCGTCGTCATTTACTTTGCGCTATTCAAGGACGCCGCACTCGCTAGAGCGTCTTTGTCTCTGTAGTATCGATCGACAGTGCAACCCTCACACACAAGTAGTACTTCCAGACATCAAACGAAAGGTAAATGGATCGAGGTCTCCGCCAAGACGGTAATCGATTGGCCTCTAAAGCTAATCTCTACCGTCCTAGAGAATGGCACTGGATGGAGTTGTTGGCTTCCTGGAGCCTCGGAAGAGTCGGCGGGCGAGGAGGCGCCATCGGGGTCGCTAACTCCTATAAAGGGAACGTCCCACTCTCAGAGCTCTACGTCCAAAGTTCGCTCCATCCAAGTGCGAACCGAGTTTTTCTCGGCCCGGCTGGAACTTCCGCTCCCCACTGACGAGCTTTCTTTCAGCAATGACCAGACCTCTGAGGCGCTAGCCGATGAGCGGCCTCGAGCACGCGAGTACATCTTAGAGGCATCAGAGCTTGTCATGGGGCCAATCACACAGTTCCAGCTTATCGTTCGCCTAGAGCCAACCAACGCGTTTGCCATGCGAAGAGCCGCCAGAGGCATGGAGCATCACGATGCGGCATCAACGATCGCTTCTATACTTGTGCGATGGCGAGGAAACATTCCTTACTTCGGGATTTTATTTAGGCCCCTATTCGCCTCTTACTTCAAGTCATATGCCAA
Encoded proteins:
- the ccrA gene encoding crotonyl-CoA carboxylase/reductase, giving the protein MSVEQIRQAVLEGASGDEIASIPLPESYKAAVVRKEDVGMFEGLAHQDKDPRKSVHIENVPLPELGPDEAYIAVMASSINYNTVWTSIFEPIPTFAFLEKYGKLSDATKKHDLPYHVMGSDASGVVLRVGEAVRRWKPGDRVTVHCNVVDLQDPEGHEDSMLDPNQKIWGFETNFGGLAEIALVKANALMPKPKHLTWEEAASPGLVNSTTYRMLVGENAARMRQGQVVLIWGAAGGLGGFACQYVLNGGGFPVAIVSSPKKAEILRSMGVEWIIDRKAEGFRFWDEEGNPNVSEFRRLGKAIRDLTGGEDPDIVFEHTGRDTFAASVFLAKRGGTVVTCASTSGYMHIYDNRYLWMNLKRIIGSHFANYNEAWEANRLVALGKIHPILSKTYTLDETGQAAYEVHHNLHVGKLGILCMAPQTGLGIDDPELRQKVGEESLNRFKGK
- a CDS encoding protein meaA; its protein translation is MWTHSQPAAPSVEGRRVFQSKVQLCVDGLRLRLVDPSRPSEQGEREGMAEKDRPWIMRTYSGHTSAEASNALYRTNLAKGQTGLSVAFDLPTQLGYDPDDPMAQGEVGKVGVPITSIADMERLFEGIPLEKMNTSMTINATAPWLLALYVAVAERQRAPVDQLRGTTQNDIVKEYLSRGTYIFPPRPSMRLTVDVIAFTAKHMPKWNPVNVCSYHLQEAGATPVQELAYALTTAIAILDACRQSGQISEDEFPFVVGRISFFVNAGIRFIEEMCKLRAFALLWDEITRERYGVNDERFRRFRYGVQVNSLGLTEVQPENNIIRIAYEALGVTLSKRARASAIQLPAWNEALGLPRPWDQQWSLRIQQILAYETDLLEYPDIFDGSPVIEKKVSDMAEEARAEIQKVLEMGGALEAVESGYIKSQLVASNAERLRRIESGEQIVVGLNAFTEAEPSPLVAQDGHAILRVSPEAESAQIEKVREWRSRRDNEAVKKAIAELQDAAKSGENIMPVSIRAAHAGVTTGEWGAALREVFGEYRPPTGISSVVAPAVAESLGEVRKKVQAVSKRLGHPIRMLIGKPGLDGHSNAAEQLALRARDAGVEVIYEGIRLLPEQIARAAVEEGVDLVGVSILSGSHMELVQRLLEKMREEGATEVPLVVGGIIPPEDAVKLEELGVAKVYTPQDYDPTQVVSELVDIVADSSSKRVS